In one Epinephelus lanceolatus isolate andai-2023 chromosome 19, ASM4190304v1, whole genome shotgun sequence genomic region, the following are encoded:
- the rilpl1 gene encoding RILP-like protein 1 isoform X4, producing the protein MEDSGSAALEKNVADLTVMDVYDIAAVVGQEFERIIDQYGCEALSRLMPKVVRVLEILEVMVSRNSIGPETEELRLELDKLRLERIDRLEKEKKHRKELELVEDVWRGEAQDLLTQIAQLQEENKSLLTNMSNKDPLSEEDLQRHEGMTERERQVMKRLKEVVDKQRDEIRAKDRELTLKNEDIEALQQQQSRLMKINHDLRHKISVVEAQGKALIEQKVELEAGAQARGQEVSALRQEVARLKERLQGDLPAQNPEEPPPQPPSPAERGKAATVVLGAEGWSDTPDPSELMLGGFDPPPPHPLPGSLSPEGHEDGDEEDEAVLLWEALCEEEAGSLDPKDPNRPRFTLQELRDVLHERNELKAKVFLLQEELAYYKSDEIEDEIVSPSPSPSPELRTRSRSSAQPESGIKRLFSFFSRDKQRSSQRGGHFNTGLGTWTGKDDVYTEQAQEALQHM; encoded by the exons ATGGAGGACTCCGGGTCGGCGGCCCTGGAGAAGAATGTCGCTGACCTCACGGTGATGGACGTGTACGACATCGCCGCGGTGGTGGGGCAGGAGTTTGAGCGGATCATAGACCAGTACGGCTGCGAGGCTCTGTCCAGGCTCATGCCCAAAGTGGTCCGGGTCCTGGAGATCCTGGAGGTGATGGTGAGCCGCAACAGCATCGGGCCGGAGACCGAGGAGCTGCGGCTGGAGCTGGACAAGCTGCGGCTGGAGCGGATAGACCGgctggagaaggagaagaagcacAGAAAG GAGCTGGAGCTGGTGGAGGATGTGTGGAGAGGAGAAGCTCAGGACCTCCTCACCCAGATCgctcagctgcaggaggagaacAAGTCCCTCCTCACCAACATGTCCAACAAAGACCCCCTGAGTGAGGAGGACCTGCAGAGGCACGAGG gtatgacagagagagagaggcaggtgATGAAGAGGCTTAAAGAAGTGGTGGACAAGCAGAGAGACGAGATTCGAGCCAAGGACCGAGAGCTCACACTGAAAAACGAGGACATAGAAGCA ctccagcagcagcagtctcgCCTCATGAAAATCAATCACGACCTGCGCCACAAAATCTCCGTGGTGGAGGCTCAAGGGAAAGCACTGATTGAACAGAAGGTGGAACTGGAGGCCGGGGCTCAGGCGCGGGGGCAGGAAGTCAGTGCCCTCCGGCAGGAAGTCGCACGCTTAAAGGAACGACTTCAAGGAGACCTACCCGCCCAGAACCCTGAGGAACCCCCACCTCAGCCCCCGTCACCTGCAGAG CGTGGTAAAGCTGCTACAGTGGTGTTGGGGGCTGAGGGCTGGTCAGACACACCTGACCCCTCTGAGCTGATGTTGGGTGGGTTTGACCCTCCCCCACCACACCCCCTGCCCGGTTCCCTCAGCCCAGAGGGACACGAGGACGGGGATGAGGAGGACGAGGCGGTGTTGCTTTGG GAGGCGCTGTGCGAGGAGGAGGCGGGAAGCCTGGATCCAAAGGACCCCAACCGGCCCCGGTTCACCCTGCAGGAGCTGAGGGACGTCCTCCACGAGAGGAACGAGCTCAAGGCCAAAGTCTTCCTGCTGCAGGAGGAGCTGGCCTACTACAAAAG TGATGAGATAGAAGATGAGATCGTTAGTCCTTCTCCGTCTCCGTCACCTGAGCTGAGGACTCGCTCCCGTTCTTCTGCCCAGCCAGAGTCAGGAATCAAGCGCCT
- the rilpl1 gene encoding RILP-like protein 1 isoform X2 has product MEDSGSAALEKNVADLTVMDVYDIAAVVGQEFERIIDQYGCEALSRLMPKVVRVLEILEVMVSRNSIGPETEELRLELDKLRLERIDRLEKEKKHRKELELVEDVWRGEAQDLLTQIAQLQEENKSLLTNMSNKDPLSEEDLQRHEGMTERERQVMKRLKEVVDKQRDEIRAKDRELTLKNEDIEALQQQQSRLMKINHDLRHKISVVEAQGKALIEQKVELEAGAQARGQEVSALRQEVARLKERLQGDLPAQNPEEPPPQPPSPAERGKAATVVLGAEGWSDTPDPSELMLGGFDPPPPHPLPGSLSPEGHEDGDEEDEAVLLWEAMCDEDMPAVFQYFTKEALCEEEAGSLDPKDPNRPRFTLQELRDVLHERNELKAKVFLLQEELAYYKSDEIEDEIVSPSPSPSPELRTRSRSSAQPESGIKRLIFTAIMPMVAAGLIPDDPTLQPIRRLVSLV; this is encoded by the exons ATGGAGGACTCCGGGTCGGCGGCCCTGGAGAAGAATGTCGCTGACCTCACGGTGATGGACGTGTACGACATCGCCGCGGTGGTGGGGCAGGAGTTTGAGCGGATCATAGACCAGTACGGCTGCGAGGCTCTGTCCAGGCTCATGCCCAAAGTGGTCCGGGTCCTGGAGATCCTGGAGGTGATGGTGAGCCGCAACAGCATCGGGCCGGAGACCGAGGAGCTGCGGCTGGAGCTGGACAAGCTGCGGCTGGAGCGGATAGACCGgctggagaaggagaagaagcacAGAAAG GAGCTGGAGCTGGTGGAGGATGTGTGGAGAGGAGAAGCTCAGGACCTCCTCACCCAGATCgctcagctgcaggaggagaacAAGTCCCTCCTCACCAACATGTCCAACAAAGACCCCCTGAGTGAGGAGGACCTGCAGAGGCACGAGG gtatgacagagagagagaggcaggtgATGAAGAGGCTTAAAGAAGTGGTGGACAAGCAGAGAGACGAGATTCGAGCCAAGGACCGAGAGCTCACACTGAAAAACGAGGACATAGAAGCA ctccagcagcagcagtctcgCCTCATGAAAATCAATCACGACCTGCGCCACAAAATCTCCGTGGTGGAGGCTCAAGGGAAAGCACTGATTGAACAGAAGGTGGAACTGGAGGCCGGGGCTCAGGCGCGGGGGCAGGAAGTCAGTGCCCTCCGGCAGGAAGTCGCACGCTTAAAGGAACGACTTCAAGGAGACCTACCCGCCCAGAACCCTGAGGAACCCCCACCTCAGCCCCCGTCACCTGCAGAG CGTGGTAAAGCTGCTACAGTGGTGTTGGGGGCTGAGGGCTGGTCAGACACACCTGACCCCTCTGAGCTGATGTTGGGTGGGTTTGACCCTCCCCCACCACACCCCCTGCCCGGTTCCCTCAGCCCAGAGGGACACGAGGACGGGGATGAGGAGGACGAGGCGGTGTTGCTTTGG GAGGCGATGTGCGATGAGGACATGCCTGCTGTGTTCCAATATTTTACAAAG GAGGCGCTGTGCGAGGAGGAGGCGGGAAGCCTGGATCCAAAGGACCCCAACCGGCCCCGGTTCACCCTGCAGGAGCTGAGGGACGTCCTCCACGAGAGGAACGAGCTCAAGGCCAAAGTCTTCCTGCTGCAGGAGGAGCTGGCCTACTACAAAAG TGATGAGATAGAAGATGAGATCGTTAGTCCTTCTCCGTCTCCGTCACCTGAGCTGAGGACTCGCTCCCGTTCTTCTGCCCAGCCAGAGTCAGGAATCAAGCGCCT GATCTTCACAGCCATTATGCCGATGGTGGCGGCTGGTTTGATCCCAGATGACCCCACTTTACAGCCAATCAGACGTCTCGTATCGCTT
- the rilpl1 gene encoding RILP-like protein 1 isoform X1: MEDSGSAALEKNVADLTVMDVYDIAAVVGQEFERIIDQYGCEALSRLMPKVVRVLEILEVMVSRNSIGPETEELRLELDKLRLERIDRLEKEKKHRKELELVEDVWRGEAQDLLTQIAQLQEENKSLLTNMSNKDPLSEEDLQRHEGMTERERQVMKRLKEVVDKQRDEIRAKDRELTLKNEDIEALQQQQSRLMKINHDLRHKISVVEAQGKALIEQKVELEAGAQARGQEVSALRQEVARLKERLQGDLPAQNPEEPPPQPPSPAERGKAATVVLGAEGWSDTPDPSELMLGGFDPPPPHPLPGSLSPEGHEDGDEEDEAVLLWEAMCDEDMPAVFQYFTKEALCEEEAGSLDPKDPNRPRFTLQELRDVLHERNELKAKVFLLQEELAYYKSDEIEDEIVSPSPSPSPELRTRSRSSAQPESGIKRLFSFFSRDKQRSSQRGGHFNTGLGTWTGKDDVYTEQAQEALQHM, translated from the exons ATGGAGGACTCCGGGTCGGCGGCCCTGGAGAAGAATGTCGCTGACCTCACGGTGATGGACGTGTACGACATCGCCGCGGTGGTGGGGCAGGAGTTTGAGCGGATCATAGACCAGTACGGCTGCGAGGCTCTGTCCAGGCTCATGCCCAAAGTGGTCCGGGTCCTGGAGATCCTGGAGGTGATGGTGAGCCGCAACAGCATCGGGCCGGAGACCGAGGAGCTGCGGCTGGAGCTGGACAAGCTGCGGCTGGAGCGGATAGACCGgctggagaaggagaagaagcacAGAAAG GAGCTGGAGCTGGTGGAGGATGTGTGGAGAGGAGAAGCTCAGGACCTCCTCACCCAGATCgctcagctgcaggaggagaacAAGTCCCTCCTCACCAACATGTCCAACAAAGACCCCCTGAGTGAGGAGGACCTGCAGAGGCACGAGG gtatgacagagagagagaggcaggtgATGAAGAGGCTTAAAGAAGTGGTGGACAAGCAGAGAGACGAGATTCGAGCCAAGGACCGAGAGCTCACACTGAAAAACGAGGACATAGAAGCA ctccagcagcagcagtctcgCCTCATGAAAATCAATCACGACCTGCGCCACAAAATCTCCGTGGTGGAGGCTCAAGGGAAAGCACTGATTGAACAGAAGGTGGAACTGGAGGCCGGGGCTCAGGCGCGGGGGCAGGAAGTCAGTGCCCTCCGGCAGGAAGTCGCACGCTTAAAGGAACGACTTCAAGGAGACCTACCCGCCCAGAACCCTGAGGAACCCCCACCTCAGCCCCCGTCACCTGCAGAG CGTGGTAAAGCTGCTACAGTGGTGTTGGGGGCTGAGGGCTGGTCAGACACACCTGACCCCTCTGAGCTGATGTTGGGTGGGTTTGACCCTCCCCCACCACACCCCCTGCCCGGTTCCCTCAGCCCAGAGGGACACGAGGACGGGGATGAGGAGGACGAGGCGGTGTTGCTTTGG GAGGCGATGTGCGATGAGGACATGCCTGCTGTGTTCCAATATTTTACAAAG GAGGCGCTGTGCGAGGAGGAGGCGGGAAGCCTGGATCCAAAGGACCCCAACCGGCCCCGGTTCACCCTGCAGGAGCTGAGGGACGTCCTCCACGAGAGGAACGAGCTCAAGGCCAAAGTCTTCCTGCTGCAGGAGGAGCTGGCCTACTACAAAAG TGATGAGATAGAAGATGAGATCGTTAGTCCTTCTCCGTCTCCGTCACCTGAGCTGAGGACTCGCTCCCGTTCTTCTGCCCAGCCAGAGTCAGGAATCAAGCGCCT
- the hip1ra gene encoding huntingtin-interacting protein 1-related protein, with translation MSKAKNKSDNKTEKALAAEKEQFAKQQLQSISKTLISGETPLKEKYVRNIIMGSHKEGGATTFWSYTLNLPLSSNSMISWKFCYLLHKLLRDGHRNTVRDSHRHVRNVKDMGILWGNLHDRYGHIVALSAKFLCLKLEFHAKHKVIPGNLEASDETLEREAGNDMTKVLDMTQELMDYLEAGLKMEETVLRQLDANRAKSTTPAGQCRLAPLIPLILDCSFLYHFSVLLMFKLHSRIAPEVLLGHRERFRVLFDGLTQFFDRAREIEFFKTIIQIPELPDAPPNFLRAAALAEYKKAVVVIPNEERQEEEEVEPQPEIREAPQMPQYYLLNQMGAPDVSVDQRGTENESLKRELEVLKPELQLIKTEAQRCVTELKAQVNRLEAEVEDQRTQKQMAMVEKEHLQMEVEALRYANVANAGAQIGFKEADHRAQAAELRFTQLKERHAELITSHADLMKKNAETVKLLSSTTQGQDDLLRKTQQLENELANLRLEKRNTMNQQQQEVERLNKELLEQRAELALLHNALDNKEKEGSQVSSSLVALQAERDVLLRSARERDAELSSLRQQAQQQQGTSDLERDRLLRELEALRAQLQQQLAINAEQKLEIDRLRRELDSTRAELNRANSALQSKEMSGTQLSSSLAGLQAEREVLLRTVRDHEAELNSLRQQAQLHQSSLEQERQRSSMELGSLHAQLQQQACREGELAHKLQEEQFCLLQCAVVEAEGIILDAVAKLDDPIHVSCISSPDYLVNRAEITLSSIDKMQQSHMVYLGNRNDASGLLRAVTQFSHLAADTIVNGAATSHSAPTDQADRLTDSCRDCANNCLQYLKDLKIQASLQRADPTAVRYTVQRILALGQDLRPKGQDVRKEELGHMVDKEMIATSTAIEEAVLRMDEILSQAKRETSGIKLEVNQSILGSCSDLMKAVHMLVTASTDLQKDIVEGGRGAASVTEFYAKNSRWTEGLISASKAVGWGATQLLDSADRVVGESGTYEELIACSHEIAASTAQLVAASKVKADRNNKKLHTLKQASRHVNDMAAVVVTSTKHGQQQISDQGTMDFSGMSLIKLKKEEMEAQVKVLQLETQLDQERVRLGELRKRHYDLGASGDLPDAEDGADSFPPPPPPTLLDSTPVPQSFSQTQPYLNTPSLAPSNPFAPAQTQPASYTPTSTYTPSQTYTPSQPSTLSQTYTPSQTYTPSTLSQTYTPPQVYTPPQSYTPSSQAFIPTQPYTPSQPYIPTPSQTYLNPQSYSLSTPTTQSSSRPQSPSLSRATPQNNTETTKPASRKPNIFTKSGNLLKNAFKRGETGSGES, from the exons ctCCAAAGCATCAGCAAAACTCTCATCTCTGGTGAAACACCACTCAAAGAGAAATATGTCCGCA ATATCATCATGGGATCACATAAGGAGGGTGGAGCCACCACCTTCTGGTCCTACACCCTCAACCTGCCTCTGTCCAGCAACTCCATGATCAGCTGGAAGTTCTGCTACCTGCTGCACAAACTGCTCAGAGACGGACACAGAAAC ACTGTCAGAGATTCTCACAGACACGTCCGCAACGTTAAAGACATGGGCATTCTCTGG GGAAACTTGCATGATCGCTACGGCCATATTGTTGCCTTATCTGCCAAATTCCTCTGCCTCAAACTGGAATTTCATGCAAAG CACAAAGTGATCCCAGGCAACTTAGAGGCCAGCGATGAGACTTTGGAGAGAGAAGCAGGGAATGACATGACCAAAGT GTTAGACATGACGCAGGAGCTGATGGATTACTTGGAGGCTGGACTGAAGATGGAGGAGACAG TTCTGCGCCAGCTGGACGCCAACAGGGCCAAATCTACCACTCCAGCTGGGCAGTGTAGGCTGGCTCCTCTGATCCCCCTCATACTGGACTGCAGCTTCCTCTACCACTTCTCTGTCCTGCTGATGTTCAAACTTCACAGCC GCATTGCTCCAGAGGTTCTTCTCGGACATCGAGAGCGGTTCCGCGTTCTGTTTGACGG CCTCACACAGTTCTTCGACAGAGCGAGAGAAATTGAGTTCTTTAAAACTATCATCCAGATCCCAGAGCTCCCCGAT GCTCCTCCAAACTTCCTCCGTGCCGCTGCCTTGGCTGAATATAAAAAGGCGGTGGTGGTGATTCCTAACGAGGAGCgtcaagaggaggaggaagtggagccGCAACCAGAGATTAGAGAAGCACCACAGATGCCACAG TACTATCTGCTCAACCAGATGGGAGCACCTGATGTTTCAGTTGACCAGAGAGGAACAGAGAATGAGAGTCtgaagagagagctggaggtgctcaaaccagagctacagctcaTCAAGACTGAG GCTCAGAGGTGTGTAACTGAGTTGAAGGCTCAGGTGAATCGACTGGAGGCCGAGGTCGAGGACCAGCGCACCCAGAAACAGATGGCCATGGTGGAGAAGGAGCACCTGCAGATGGAAGTGGAAGCTTTACGGTACGCCAACGTTGCCAACGCCGGGGCTCAGATCGGATTCAAGGAGGCAGACC ACAGAGCTCAGGCAGCAGAGCTTCGCTTCACTCAACTCAAAGAGAGACACGCAGAGCTCATCACCAGTCACGCCGACCTCATGAAGAAG aacGCAGAAACAGTGAAGCTGCTGTCGAGCACAACACAAGGTCAGGACGATTTGCTGagaaaaacacagcagctggAAAACGAGCTGGCAAATCTGCGACTGGAGAAAAGAAACACG AtgaatcagcagcagcaggaggtcgAGCGCCTGAACAAAGAGCTACTGGAGCAAAGAGCAGAGCTGGCTCTCCTTCACAACGCGCTGGACAACAAAGAGAAG GAGGGATCTCAGGTGAGCAGCAGCCTGGTGGCTCTGCAGGCGGAGCGGGATGTGCTGCTGCGCTCcgccagagagagagacgcaGAGCTCTCCTCGCTGAGACAACaggcccagcagcagcagggcacCTCGGACCTGGAGAGAGACCGACTCCTCCGAGAGCTGGAGGCTCTGAGAgctcagctacagcagcag CTTGCCATCAATGCCGAGCAGAAGTTGGAGATCGACAGGCTGAGACGAGAGCTGGACTCGACACGGGCAGAGTTGAACCGTGCAAACAGCGCCCTGCAGAGCAAAGAAATG AGTGGTACCCAGCTGAGCAGCTCACTGGCAGGGCTGCAGGCGGAGAGGGAGGTGTTGCTGCGCACAGTCAGGGACCATGAGGCCGAGCTGAACTCCCTCAGGCAGCAGGCTCAGCTCCACCAGAGCTCCCTGGAgcaggagaggcagaggagcagCATGGAGCTGGGAAGCCTCCATGCTCAGCTACAGCAACAg GCCTGTCGTGAAGGAGAGCTGGCCCACAAGCTGCAGGAGGAGCAGTTCTGTCTGCTGCAGTGTGCTGTGGTAGAGGCTGAGGGCATCATACTGGACGCTGTGGCCAAACTGGACGACCCCATACATGTCAGCTGCATCAGCTCACCTG ATTATTTGGTGAATCGAGCTGAAATCACTCTGAGCTCTATCGACAAAATGCAGCAGAGTCACATGGTCTACCTGGGGAATAGGAATG ATGCCAGTGGTTTGCTGAGAGCCGTCACACAGTTCTCTCACCTCGCCGCTGACACGATTGTCAACGGAGCTGCGACATCTCACTCTGCCCCCACCGACCAGGCCGACC GTTTAACTGACAGCTGTCGGGACTGTGCCAATAACTGTCTCCAGTACCTGAAGGATCTGAAGATCCAGGCCTCTTTACAGAGGGCAGATCCCACCGCCGTGCGCTACACTGTCCAGCGTATCCTCGCTCTGGGACAG GATCTGCGACCGAAAGGCCAGGATGTGCGGAAAGAGGAGCTGGGACACATGGTGGACAAAGAGATGATCGCCACATCGACTGCCATCGAAGAGGCCGTGCTGCGGATGGAT GAGATTCTGTCTCAGGCAAAGAGAGAAACATCTGGCATCAAGCTGGAGGTCAACCAGAG TATCCTGGGGTCCTGTTCTGACCTGATGAAG GCTGTTCACATGCTGGTGACAGCTTCTACTGACCTGCAGAAAGACATTGTGGAGGGAGGCAGG GGTGCAGCGTCTGTCACAGAGTTTTATGCCAAAAACTCTCGCTGGACAGAAGGACTCATCTCTGCCTCCAAAGCTGTGGGCTGGGGCGCCACGCAGCTGCT GGACTCAGCTGACCGGGTTGTGGGTGAAAGTGGAACATATGAGGAACTCATCGCTTGTTCACATGAGATCGCTGCGAGCACGGCTCAGCTGGTCGCTGCCTCAAAG GTGAAGGCCGACCGCAACAACAAGAAGCTGCACACACTGAAGCAGGCTTCACGACATGTGAACGACATGGCTGCTGTGGTCGTCACCTCCACCAAACATGGGCAGCAGCAGATCTCTGATCAAG gtACGATGGACTTCTCTGGCATGTCTCTGATTAAACTGAAAAAGGAGGAGATGGAAGCTCAG GTGAAGGTGCTGCAGCTGGAGACTCAGCTGGACCAGGAGCGAGTCCGTCTGGGGGAGCTGAGGAAGAGGCACTACGATCTGGGCGCCTCTGGGGATCTTCCTGACGCCGAGGACGGAGCCGATAGCTTCCCACCGCCGCCGCCGCCCACTCTGCTGGACTCCACACCAGTACCTCAGTCCTTCTCACAGACACAGCCGTACCTGAACACACCGAGCCTCGCACCAAGCAACCCGTTCGCTCCGGCTCAAACTCAGCCTGCATCGTACACACCAACAAGCACGTACACACCTTCTCAAACCTACACCCCGTCTCAACCTTCCACCCTTTCTCAAACATACACACCTTCTCAAACCTACACCCCATCCACCCTTTCTCAGACATATACACCTCCACAAGTCTACACCCCTCCTCAGAGCTACACACCCTCCTCCCAGGCTTTCATCCCAACCCAGCCGTACACACCATCTCAGCCCTACATACCAACCCCATCCCAAACCTACCTGAACCCTCAGTCTTACTCGCTGTCAACGCCCACAACACAAAGCTCCTCCCGGCCTCAGTCTCCGTCTCTGTCTCGGGCGACCCCTCAGAACAACACCGAGACCACCAAACCAGCCTCGAGGAAACCCAATATCTTTACCAAATCTGGAAACCTGCTGAAGAATGCG ttcAAACGTGGTGAAACTGGATCAGGAGAGTCCTGA
- the rilpl1 gene encoding RILP-like protein 1 isoform X3: MEDSGSAALEKNVADLTVMDVYDIAAVVGQEFERIIDQYGCEALSRLMPKVVRVLEILEVMVSRNSIGPETEELRLELDKLRLERIDRLEKEKKHRKELELVEDVWRGEAQDLLTQIAQLQEENKSLLTNMSNKDPLSEEDLQRHEGMTERERQVMKRLKEVVDKQRDEIRAKDRELTLKNEDIEALQQQQSRLMKINHDLRHKISVVEAQGKALIEQKVELEAGAQARGQEVSALRQEVARLKERLQGDLPAQNPEEPPPQPPSPAERGKAATVVLGAEGWSDTPDPSELMLGGFDPPPPHPLPGSLSPEGHEDGDEEDEAVLLWEAMCDEDMPAVFQYFTKEALCEEEAGSLDPKDPNRPRFTLQELRDVLHERNELKAKVFLLQEELAYYKSDEIEDEIVSPSPSPSPELRTRSRSSAQPESGIKRLIFTAIMPMVAAGLIPDDPTLQPIRRLVSLV, translated from the exons ATGGAGGACTCCGGGTCGGCGGCCCTGGAGAAGAATGTCGCTGACCTCACGGTGATGGACGTGTACGACATCGCCGCGGTGGTGGGGCAGGAGTTTGAGCGGATCATAGACCAGTACGGCTGCGAGGCTCTGTCCAGGCTCATGCCCAAAGTGGTCCGGGTCCTGGAGATCCTGGAGGTGATGGTGAGCCGCAACAGCATCGGGCCGGAGACCGAGGAGCTGCGGCTGGAGCTGGACAAGCTGCGGCTGGAGCGGATAGACCGgctggagaaggagaagaagcacAGAAAG GAGCTGGAGCTGGTGGAGGATGTGTGGAGAGGAGAAGCTCAGGACCTCCTCACCCAGATCgctcagctgcaggaggagaacAAGTCCCTCCTCACCAACATGTCCAACAAAGACCCCCTGAGTGAGGAGGACCTGCAGAGGCACGAGG gtatgacagagagagagaggcaggtgATGAAGAGGCTTAAAGAAGTGGTGGACAAGCAGAGAGACGAGATTCGAGCCAAGGACCGAGAGCTCACACTGAAAAACGAGGACATAGAAGCA ctccagcagcagcagtctcgCCTCATGAAAATCAATCACGACCTGCGCCACAAAATCTCCGTGGTGGAGGCTCAAGGGAAAGCACTGATTGAACAGAAGGTGGAACTGGAGGCCGGGGCTCAGGCGCGGGGGCAGGAAGTCAGTGCCCTCCGGCAGGAAGTCGCACGCTTAAAGGAACGACTTCAAGGAGACCTACCCGCCCAGAACCCTGAGGAACCCCCACCTCAGCCCCCGTCACCTGCAGAG CGTGGTAAAGCTGCTACAGTGGTGTTGGGGGCTGAGGGCTGGTCAGACACACCTGACCCCTCTGAGCTGATGTTGGGTGGGTTTGACCCTCCCCCACCACACCCCCTGCCCGGTTCCCTCAGCCCAGAGGGACACGAGGACGGGGATGAGGAGGACGAGGCGGTGTTGCTTTGG GAGGCGATGTGCGATGAGGACATGCCTGCTGTGTTCCAATATTTTACAAAG GAGGCGCTGTGCGAGGAGGAGGCGGGAAGCCTGGATCCAAAGGACCCCAACCGGCCCCGGTTCACCCTGCAGGAGCTGAGGGACGTCCTCCACGAGAGGAACGAGCTCAAGGCCAAAGTCTTCCTGCTGCAGGAGGAGCTGGCCTACTACAAAAG TGATGAGATAGAAGATGAGATCGTTAGTCCTTCTCCGTCTCCGTCACCTGAGCTGAGGACTCGCTCCCGTTCTTCTGCCCAGCCAGAGTCAGGAATCAAGCGCCT GATCTTCACAGCCATTATGCCGATGGTGGCGGCTGGTTTGATCCCAGATGACCCCACTTTACAGCCAATCAGACGTCTCGTATCGCTTGTATGA